A window of Glycine soja cultivar W05 chromosome 2, ASM419377v2, whole genome shotgun sequence genomic DNA:
GAACTTAACAACAAAGACACAGTCATGAAAATATGATGTAGTGCCATaacatccccccccccccccctccctccCTAAACAAACATACACTCTAATAGTCCATAGAACAAAAATGATCCATTCTCATTCTTTCTGATTCACTACTAATTTTCCATCCCTCCCCTAACTTTGGAATTTCAACactgtttctcttctttcttgttctcaatcacactcattcaaaaaataataataatacatcgAATTTCCAAAGCCAATTCCAATCCTAGGACTGAACTTCCACTTCAAACATGACATCCAAATACTCTACAAATCACCACACACAATTCTCTAGACACGAAACGAGAAAGCACAAGTCGAAGCATTACAGATGATTCACGAGCGTCAAGTAAGATAAACACTGCAAACTAAGGAGATCAAAGCAGAACCAAAATAAGAACACGGCGCAGATAAAATCCATAAACCAACAGATTCAATGCGAAATTGAATCCACGCAATCAAATCccccaaaaaataaagcaaaacaaaacaaatcagCAAGATCTCGTTATCCCCCGCACTACACCCCTCGAATCTCCATTCACAGACACTCGCATTTCAATCCTAAACCCTAACACCGCAGCATTCGATTCGAAAACGGAGAAACAAAACGATACAGTAATCTCAATTGCGCTAACGGATCACCACAATTACAGTGGAGAGTAGAGAGAGGAGATTACCGAacgaagagagagaaaatgtgATCGGAGGATAAATGCAGAGAATGCGATGAGTAGCTGAGACAGTAGAGAGCGAGTTACGAAGACTCAGTCAACTCAGTGTGAAGAagacggagaagaagaagaaagggaaagagagaggcAATTGGTGTATTTTAGTAACCGACGAAACGAAGAGAAGGGACAATAGTCGCACACCCCAAAACGACGCCGTATAAGGTGAACCGGACCAGGGCcggcaaaaataataaatacacatACATTGCATTTGCATTTGCATTTGCATGTGAACCAAATTAAttccaccttttttttttcatgaggatTTATTTTACTACCTCAATTGCTTTTATTCAAATTAGTACTAATCACCCCTCCCTTTTTCTCTCCCCTCGCGCCATTACATTATtgctttttaagaattttaaattttgattttgatagtAATTAATGCTACTATGAGTCTATGATCATgcttcttttgaattttgttgtattattattgttgtttataAAGTTAGGTCGCCTGTTTCTCCAGCAATCAATGACGTTCCAACACGATAAAGGTGTaagttttgagttttgaaatgATGCTTTATCATTTTAgacaatgattaattaattaattaattgttgtgTTAAGAAATTGATAGCATTCGCCTAGCTCCTGGCTCTTGATTGAGATTTGAGAGTCAATTGGAAATAGAAGTCTAATATTTGCTGtcatattatcattattatcatgGATGAATAATAAGAATATCTTtaatatggattttttttaaagatttgttaggtgtcttacttttttttttctccattaaaataaatttatgtagttggaaaattttcttaaaaataagatttgtaTTTTATGTAAgaaattatttcttaataataaaaatatatttatctaatacataacatcataattaagtgaataaaaaatataaagatatgagcttttttaagttttttattataagagtaaaattgtatataaattttttacaatgatataacattataaatgttaaaaaataacttaagaaatttactttaaaaattttcattggAGATGTAGCATGATGTGATTTACTTTTATGTCCCTAActccatttaattttttttctgaaccCTTAGTTCCTACCCTTCCAAAGACTACACAGCACCATAGCCACTCTAACAACATTTTACTGCTATGAAATGCTacgttaatttgtttttaaaaaaatgaaaaacgtaCTAGTTTATTTTGGTATTCGACATTATATGATTTTGTTGATCCCGTGACTAGCCTCTCTATGGTAGAAGAAAATATCACAAGAGTCACAACACAACACAGTCCACGCAATGTTATTAAAAGGTAAGGAGATAAAAGGTGGTAAGTGTAAGGGTGTGCTTATGTAccataaatagatagataatcCAAAGGTTTTGTTACATTagatcaaaaaaatttaaactaatagCCAAAAGTGTATATCAAAATGTCAATACCACCCCACTTAATTATTTGAAAGACTCATTTGCCACCTCTACCAGCCAATGCTTATTATGTAGAAAAAACTAAATTTGGGATTAAGGAGGGAAATATTAGAATAAGTCACTACgttataaaaaagtttataccttattttataaatttaaatatattttattgaagaaaatttaaatatattttttaaaaatgcctctttattttacatttttattaatatttattatgaaaataattcaaaaaaaattataaaaaaaaacacatgcattttaacaaagagaaaaatgatgataagatggcaatgtaaaaagttttatatgtcatccaatcacaacacattatgtataataaaattattgacttttatggtaataattttttaacaaattagtattaagaaaaaaagaataaaaaaaattggatcctTCTAATTATTATATCATCATGACATTAGTgtgaagtatttattttaatatgtataaatCTACTTACATCCAAGACATTTGTTCTTTCCTAAACCTCCACATTAATTATAACCTATCATATTAAATCTATAACTCCTTAGATATAACTTACTAATGCTAACTCTTAATCTTTTCCATCTCATTCAATCATTCCTTAAACATAAGGTACTACTAATAACTCCTATTCTCTTCATTCTATTTCTCCTTCTTTCTATCTATCCATGGATAAGAGTCCATGGTTCCGTTTATACTCCCCAAAGGTATGActacaaattgataaaattaaatcaatttcatattcctacttttttttatactaactaTGACTTGTTTCCTATCATTTTCTTTGAACATGTGATAATGGAGCATCTAAATATGAATGAGGTATATTAGGGATGGACTGTTATGGATCTTCTAGGAAAGCTTCATATTGTGATTGTTGATAAGGTTCTCCATGATTCATAATTTtctaacattaattttaatgttttatttattctcaTGGAATTATGTTGTCTTAAAGATATGAcaacaaattgataaaattaaatcaatatcacatttttactttttttttatatattacctATAACTTGCttcttatctattatttttttaaggtttaaaaTAAAGTGACCATGTGAGAATATTAGTTTGGAACATTGATCTAACCActtcttaaaaatgtatttgcttatataaaaaaaaaatacttgaaccATGCTAAATTCTTCTATAATAACCTAATCATGAACTCTAAAATTATacctatgtattttttttaaataatgttaaagTACTTTAGTTTTATGTATTATTAAGTAACCATGTTATTCCAAATTTAAAACTAACATATATTCTTTTAGTatcattacatttttttcttatattctattctttctttcttttttttcctctctctaGGTGTCTTATAGTATAATGGGttttcataaaacatttttcaaatacaaaaaaaaaattattatcttttaaataatgtttaaatacttttttcttgTCCTATAATAcctcatttatttataatatttaaaatctcTAACAAaccaaataagaaaattaaacacaTCTCTTATCATCAtcatataagatattttttaagaaaatcgaATTCAACATCAGTTATACCAATCACTTATTAATGAATCttactaatttaatattaaaagattATTCTTATATACCTATAAGTCAGgtataaaactaatttgaaacagataaattaaaattttaattagactacaattcaattacaaattatGTATCAACCATaaagttgttaatttttataataaaattattcaataatatttcaaaacaatgtttaattaattaatacgaTAACtgtatatattttcaaaataataaagtgTGAAAATTGAACTCGATGTATGTGAAAAAATTGTAAGCCTTTACTATCTACTATTTAGCCTCCAGGATATAAAAACttacaaaaatttaatgaaaaacttaggaaaaaaaatccaattgtACTATTTAAGCCATCAATATTGACTGTTCACTATTTAGGATTGGGCATTGATACGAAATTGTCTTTATCAAAAGCAAAGTGATAAATCTTCTTTGATTGTGAGCACACATAGTATATTGTAACTTGAGATTAAGCATAAACTTTATAATAAATGAAgcacattttaaatataattttattaaatgaaataaaaaggcTAAAAATttactgaaattaaaaaaatgtttaattttagattattttaaatggtttaatttgatttttaatttttaaatagttgATTTTGGttccaaattaataattaagtaattttatttatttattttataatccgTCCGCAGCTCTGGAAGAGTGTTCTCATTTCCCAATTGTTCTAAGTTGCGAAGCAGTTTGCAGCATAGCACTATCTCGAAATTGTTCATTTTCCTCTAATCTATGGATCCCGGAAAAGCTTTAGAGCTTGTCAAGCACGGTGTCACTCTTCTCTTCCTCGATGTTCCTCAGTACACCCTCGTCGCCGTTGGTACTCAGGTAAACTTTGTTCCTCTGTAACCTTTTTCGTACTATCGTGGATTATGAAGTTGTTgccttgttttttttatggtaTCTGAAAATAAAACTTCAAGTTCGTGGGATATGAAACCATGATTTCAACTTTGTTTCACACTGGCAATGtgacattatttttcttctgtgTTTGGTTTTGTAGATGTTCTCTGTGGGGCCTACTTTTAAGGGTATTAAGATGATTCCTCCAGGCATTCATTTTGTGTATTATAGTTCATCAAGCAGGTTTGTTCATGTTTCCTAACTTTCCAggcttttttctcttttgtttagtTCTTCTTATTCCTGCAAAATCCTATCTTCCCCTATTGATATATGTGGTGGCCTattctattaaattaaaaggcAAATATAGGAGTGGTTGGTGTTCCTGTGTATGATAAAGCAATGCTTTTGCTATAGTGTTGTTGCTCTTTCCCACGTGTATTAGTGTCTTTTCAATCTTGTATACTGTGGCACTGTGTATTTTGTGGGAAATAAAGTTGGATTCATAATATTGGAAATAATATATCTCTTGCATATGGTCTCTCTATTATTATGTATGCTGACCACAGAAATGTTAAGCATAGGAGATAGGACTTCACTGTTTCTTTCAGTTGCTAGAATCAGTAATGTTTCTTTCCTGTagcataatttttcaaatttcttgGTGCattgattcttcttcttctctctctctttttttcttttttgattcaTGCAGGGATGGGAAGGAGTTCTCACCAATTATTGGATTTTTTATTGATGCTGGCCCTTCAGAGGTATGGGAATAAAAAATTCAGTGTCTCAAatgattcaattaaatttacattaattttggTTCACTGAGCTTTGACTGAATCTTTTTCTAGTTTAGAGATCATAGCAGACACTATATCTTAATGTTATAATTTATGTTCATTTCTCACTTATTATTTGACTATGGAATCACGGTTGAGATGGGGTGTAAGTAACCTTTATGCTTtgcttttaaataatttttgttgaaatctttgataatattgatattttgctttgtttttttgataaattctcAAATGAATTGATTCATGCAATTTTGTTTCAGTACTGGCCTAATGGCaagatttaagaaaataattagtttTGAATATCAATCAATGACCAATTTTATGAAGATGGTAACTCAGAAAGAAGGCTAAGTGACTAAAACCTTTCCTGTTAAGTGATGTGACTTTCCTTGGCAAATGATGGTgaagttaaaattattacagTAGTTATTGCCTTTTAggtgtgcaattttttttcttacttgtaCCACAGTCCTGTCTTTCAATAATTTTGTGGTGTAAATGCACTTTAACCATCttaattataactaaaatgaCATCTAAAATGGATTGATTAGAACATTTTTCTCCTgatgaaaaaaagaatatattaaaaatgaaggGAAAGTTAGAAATGTGAGAACCTAGAGGATAAAATccttaataactaaaaaaattaagaccGAGAAgaaaagtggaaaaaaaatttaagaacaagAAACACACAACACACCATGCCAATTTCTCTGTAAATCTTACGAAGACACTCCTCTAAAAAACGATTAGCAGAATTTCACAGAGAATCTAGGAAAACCACTTGATCTGTTAATCAATGCTCATCTGTTTGACCTTGTTTGTGGTTAATTTGTATACCAaaaacatataagaaaaaatgtgaCACAGTGATTATGTGGTTTAGTCTCATGGCCATGCAGGTAATAGTTCGTAAATGGGATCAACAAGATGAAAGGTTAATCAAATTATCCGAGGAAGAGGTATgcattcatttaaatttttaataaatatataaatactcgTAACATGCCTATTATGCAGCAAAATGTCATGATTGATATAGTTTACATCATGTTGGTCAAATGAGGTCATCATGAGAAAGTATTTAGGAAACAATAATTTTGGTGGATTTATAGAAAATGTGGGGTATCCCCTAATATATTCCGTCAAATCAGTGCTAATTTGTGTTCTGGTTCATATATTGATTATGGCcaaggaaacaattttttttatttcatttcctttaattccatgctttttatttttaatgtggcatattttgttttctctgCTTTTCCTCTAGGAAGAAAGATATAGTCAAGCTGttaaaaatttggaatttgACAGACAACTTGGGCCTTACAATCTCAGCCATTATGAAGACTGGAAACGATTATCTAATTTTATCACAAAGAGCGTCATTGAACGACTTGGTATGCTATTTGCTTGACTGAGGTGTTCTTTGTATTAAATAGTTCATTGATCTTTCGATATtgtattaaattgttaatttataagCAGAGCCCATTGGAGGTGAAATTACTGTTGAATGTGAAAATGAGATAGTTAGGAACACTACTAAAATGCCAATGGAGGAAGCAATAGACAAGCAGCTGAAGGTTGGTAATTCTGCAACATCTGTTGGCAAGTCCCCAAGGAAAGGATGTTATTATACCTCAATTCCACGTGTTGTGAAATGCAAGGGGATTAGTGGGCAGGAACTTACTTCTTTGAATCTTGACAAGGTTGGTCCCTGAAAAGTAATTGTGAGAAAACAGAAAAGGTTACTGTAATCAATACTCTTACCTTAAAATAGTACCTGTTATTGTTTGCTcatttgtgaattttatttttgtttgcctTCTCAGACACAATTGTTAGAAACTCTACTGGCAAAAGATTATGGAGATTCTGAAGACTTGCTTCTTGGAGAACTGCAGTTTGCATTTATTGCCTTTTTGGTATTGTtgacaaaacataatttttttatacattttgttgattttgttcaATCCAATGTGACATTTTGCGATGGTTCAGATGGGGCAATCACTAGAAGCATTTCTCCAATGGAAGTCATTAGTTAGCCTTTTGTTTGGCTGCACCGAAGCAGTAAGCATTACCTTTTATCCAGACTGAATAGTGAAAAATGCATGCATAGACTCTCTACATTGACTTTAGAGTTTCTGGTTTTTTTTGTGTACTTGTCTTTGGCATGACTCATAAACCAACTATCCCAAAAGCTTAAAGCAGTTAGGTGAAGACATGTGAATGGTTTTATATTGCATCTCTAACATGCCCCTCACACCAGAGCCCTTTAGACTTGAAGGGTGGATAACATTTGCAACCCACATAGTGCTGAAATTCAACTTTTTATTAGAAGAATTGGGGTGACAAAGTTTGATCACTAGACCACTTGGTCATAGTGACTTCGATACCATGTCATGATCCATCCCAAGCAGCTTAAGCTGGTGGGTGAAGGCAGATGAATGGTTTTATATTACATCTCTATCGGTCTGCTTTTccaccacataaaataaatatattgatttgctgatattgaatattttaaaatgttgctTATTCACCAAACTTTCAAACCTATATGAgatatctatatataattaatcacACTATGATGTTCATTAATTAGATATTCAATTGACTTAGTACAAGTGATATATATgaaccactaatatatatatatatatatatatatatatatatatatatatatatatatatatatatatatatttaaattaataagctCATTCTTGAGCTCTTGATTAGTTGATTGACAGCTTAAGCTTTAATTCAAGTGATTCTATGAGATGTGCTTACTGTCAATTGTTGCTCTATGTTCAATAAGTACTTGTGCTTTCATTTGTGTTTTGTTAGATGCTTGTTTGGTCTTTCAACTTGGTGGGCCAGTTTGTTAAGTTCTTTGATTCCGTGGGCTTTACCATTTTGCCTTTGCATCATTTGCTGGAGGGTTCCCCATCTTTTGAGATTTGTGCTTCAACCCAgaaaatagatataaatatgataagagTAATCATTTTCGATTCTTCTTATGGAAATTTctacaatattttttctatgaacaatttttacttctttcttaGGACATTTTATGGTGGTAGGGCCTAGGTTATGTTGCATATGGATACCAGACACTTATTGATTATGGTAAGATATCTAGTGTGGGATTGCTTAGGTTCAAATAAGCTTGAAGTTGTatcatttcataaatatatatgattttaataaatttgcaTGACTTTGTATACTCTTTTGCAGCCTTTCCGCACACGAACTCATCTATTCACAAAGGTAAAcattattaatgtatttttttttctttaggtaCAAAACATTGACATTAATACTTGGAATGCTGTTAATTTCATCCCTGATTGTAGTAGTTCTTCTGACTTCTGAATTTAGTCTTGGAACTGCTAGCAACTGATTCTTGATTAAGAAAATGAGTAATGATCTTGAAtcttatattatttgttaaacTCATTTCAATGATGGAAAATCAGAACTTTCACCTTCACACTTTTGTGGTTTGGGACATGGAAGacagggaaaataaaatatgttctgTTTAACAGACTATGTGCAGTCCTAGAAATAATGGAGAATTGTTCAGCAGAAAGCTCTGGTgttgatatttaatatatagaAAGCACTGATTAGAACTAAAAAATCTACAAAGTAATTCAAAAGAGGCAGCAAATAATCggaattttattcttttccaaAAGTTTAATGTGGTAGCTACTTgggataattttatattttctattttttcttccttaacAATTTGTAATATATAAGTTATTATTTAAGATATTGTACATATCCTTAATACATATTGTAGATTAAtttgattgactttttttttttatactttaatgGCAGTCTAAATTCTTGTACCCTACCTCCTGTTTACTGCTTTCTTTCCTCATCAAACTTTTTGGATTCTTGTAGTTCATAAAAGTCATATATAATCAACTAAAATACGGACTACAGAAAGATCACATGGATGAAACAGGATCTGCATTATTGGATGATTCTTGGCTTTCTGCTGATAGCTTTTTGCACCAtctttgcaaggtattttcaCTGATGTTAACTCAATATTCATGTGCACAAATTTAATATGTGACCTACCTTTCTTAATTTTAAGAAGCTAGATTGGCGCATATTCTGGTCAATTATGGATTTTTAAGATCTTGAAATTCTAAAACTTGTCCTTTTAGCACCAAAAAGAAATGCATGAGTTGATCTTGAAAGTGGAGGTCAGCAGCTCATTTCTCCATATATGTGGTTGTTCTTCATTGATAATGGTTAGCATATTAGACTGCACATTGTTTCCCTCTACTTGACACTGTCCTCCACTTTCTTTATCATCCTTATTAatcttttttgtgttttctaaGTAGTTAGTGTCCATAGGACAAAAACTGTTAAACAAGCAACTCATTCCAGGGGGAAAATCAGAAAAGGCTGTCAATTTTCATAAGAATAATGCAGGCCTTTCAGAATGCAGTTTCCTTTCCTAACTGAACATCAAATCCCCCAGCCTCAAGCATACTTGCCTTTCCTACTGGATTCTGTATCCCAATTTAcagaataacacaattaatgcATGCCAATAACAAGCGGACATGTTTTGTTACTTTTGTAAGTCTACCACAGGATGTCagaattgataaaatataaagatgTTTTTGTGGGAACTCTAACTTCCTAAAATCTTTTCAAGGGAGGCTTGGTCAAGGAAAATGTGGCTAGAAGAAAATTCCCCTTTCTTGTTCAATGATTCAATTATCCTCCTTATAAGACGGGTTGTATTTTGATGCCTTTGATTTTTGTGGACTAGTTGCTCAAAGTAAAGTATTGTCTGTTTCAGGCTTTTAGCTAATACTGATTgaatatttctttcattttagaaATTTGATATGCTTTCCTGAGCTCAAGTGCAACTTATTCCTTTTGATTGTTTTGGAATTGCAGGACTTCTTTTCATCATTGCTTGATGGGTCGGTTGTTGATGGAGATCTTTTAAACTGGGTATGAGCATGGAACCTGTCTTGACATAATGtgatattattattgatatctGCCTCCCTAACTTCAATCTGCCAGAGAGACAAAATATGGCATTGATttgaaaaaataggaaaaaaattgtgaaagtGAATATCAAAAGTATTAGAATAAAGTGACCTCAACCTGGGTATAATGTGCTTGAAATGCATTATGCAGCAAAGCAATATTCGGCAGGGAtagatttgtgatttttttttaaaaatgctacCTGGATATATTGCTCCTCCAagttatttatgaatttttaggCTAAAAACTTGTTGATGGATATGTATAATTGACTCTGTAAACAATCTTTTGTCGTTATATATAGGAAATAGGAAgtgattattaattataatcttgAACCTTAATTCCTTAACACATCTAGGAAGTGAGTATTAATTCTAATCTTGCACCTTAAACACACGCATGCACACACGTGAAGTTATTCTGCACCTGAGTTTAGACTTCAGAGTATAATGCCAATTCTATGAGCACTGTTTATGCGCTCATAAAATTGGCTGCAGACTTGCACCATTTGCTGCTTGCTACAATGTATTTGTTTGTAACCTTCCTCTCCTTGCAGACAAGGAAATTTAAGGAGCTGCTTGAGAGAAATCTAGGGTGGGAGTTTCAGCAGGGAAGTGCTGTTGATGGAATATATTTTGAGGAAAACGATGAGGTCAGTATATGCGTTTATCTGAGTTGCTTTGCCACGTGTAATACGTTTGTTCACAGACCTTATTGGTTCACTTTGCAGTATGCTCCCGTAGTTGAGATGTTGGATGATGAAGCTCAGGTAGTTTTAAAATGTGGATTATATCATCACTGGGGAACTAAACCACAACTGTCACGAATACCACTTTGCATGGCCTTTGGCCAACGTACTCTCACAGGCATACTACCCTTCCCCCACATTGTACAGTAAAGCATACGTAAAATCCACCTTAGCAAAGCAAACTATAGGAAGATCATTTTGCAATATGTCAAATTTCAATTGTGCTAAAGTCAAATGTTGTACTTGAAGTAGAAATGCAATAACCTTTCTCTTTGGTGGGATAGACTTTCAATAACTTTGATGATGGAGATTGATATTGTATACATAGCTGAACAAATTTTGGTACTTCTCAAGGAAACTTGGGATTTGTCAATTTATTATGACATGTTCGAGTAGATTTGTCAACAATTGAAGGCATGCTTTCCTTTTATGTTGGCCTTTGAAGTTGGGGCAATATGATAAACAGACAGAAAGGACTACGGATGAAAAGGGATAAGCACgaaaaatgttaaattgtattaatgaattttaatgaAACCATATAGGAACAAGTAAGGAAATTGAGTTTTGTTGGTTAACTATTTAGTTATCaagttttttcatataaaaatttccATATCAAGTACTAGtagcttttttagtttttacttaagaaaagataatttaatGAACATGGTC
This region includes:
- the LOC114398357 gene encoding protein AAR2 homolog isoform X1; amino-acid sequence: MDPGKALELVKHGVTLLFLDVPQYTLVAVGTQMFSVGPTFKGIKMIPPGIHFVYYSSSSRDGKEFSPIIGFFIDAGPSEVIVRKWDQQDERLIKLSEEEEERYSQAVKNLEFDRQLGPYNLSHYEDWKRLSNFITKSVIERLEPIGGEITVECENEIVRNTTKMPMEEAIDKQLKVGNSATSVGKSPRKGCYYTSIPRVVKCKGISGQELTSLNLDKTQLLETLLAKDYGDSEDLLLGELQFAFIAFLMGQSLEAFLQWKSLVSLLFGCTEAPFRTRTHLFTKFIKVIYNQLKYGLQKDHMDETGSALLDDSWLSADSFLHHLCKDFFSSLLDGSVVDGDLLNWTRKFKELLERNLGWEFQQGSAVDGIYFEENDEYAPVVEMLDDEAQVVLKCGLYHHWGTKPQLSRIPLCMAFGQRTLTGILPFPHIVQ
- the LOC114398357 gene encoding protein AAR2 homolog isoform X2, which translates into the protein MGRSSHQLLDFLLMLALQSLMAMQVIVRKWDQQDERLIKLSEEEEERYSQAVKNLEFDRQLGPYNLSHYEDWKRLSNFITKSVIERLEPIGGEITVECENEIVRNTTKMPMEEAIDKQLKVGNSATSVGKSPRKGCYYTSIPRVVKCKGISGQELTSLNLDKTQLLETLLAKDYGDSEDLLLGELQFAFIAFLMGQSLEAFLQWKSLVSLLFGCTEAPFRTRTHLFTKFIKVIYNQLKYGLQKDHMDETGSALLDDSWLSADSFLHHLCKDFFSSLLDGSVVDGDLLNWTRKFKELLERNLGWEFQQGSAVDGIYFEENDEYAPVVEMLDDEAQVVLKCGLYHHWGTKPQLSRIPLCMAFGQRTLTGILPFPHIVQ